The Mixophyes fleayi isolate aMixFle1 chromosome 9, aMixFle1.hap1, whole genome shotgun sequence DNA window CCCTCCTCCACGTCCCCCATTGAGAGGGGCGAGGAAGGAGAAGAAGCATCTTTGCTCGCTCCAGATTTGTTTCTGCCCGTCTTACTCTGATCCAGCTTGCTGTTTGCACGCTTGGATGAATTTTTGCtacaatatttttccatttctaagcaaaccaagtacaattataaggcaCTAATCTAAGAGTCTGTCAGAGATTATTATATCAGAAATTCAATAACATGTGACTAAGGTTATATTGTAAACTCTCTcttcttatttttaaactaatcacatattagtggaaaaaataaaaaatataagaagtgttaaaaaacaaaagtattcaaattactttttttttccctctgtagtGTCAAGACTATACCATCGCGTAAGAATATTTGTATGAATTATCGATTTTGACACTTATTTCAGTATTTCAGATCTAATAAGCAATATTTAGTattaagcaaccaaacacatatAATTATACGTATCTAACTTCAGGAATGCTGCAATGATTATCTGTGTTCTACAGGCCCGCTTGTGTGGCCGAACTCCGGGGAGAGAATGAAGAGACTTGTTAAAACGCGGTCAGCTAGGTGTACCGCCCACCGGAAGTTCCTGTTATTAGATATTTAGTCAGTCATTTAAGCAGGGTGAGTTTCGAGGCTTTTAGTAGTCATCAGCCATGGAAAGATGATGAAGCACAACGAACCGCTCTGTTGTATATACTCTTTTCAGTGGTAGTGATGTAGCTTGTACTGAGACAGATTTGTTATGGAATAAAAGATGATCCTTGAAGCAGTACAATAaatgaccactaggtggcagagTTTGTTGATTGTAGACTGCTACAGGAGGTAACTGCTTTATAGAGCTTTCGTGCAGAGAGATATGACAAATCTGCTGTAATTATTAGGATTGAGGTGTTGTCATGTATCATGTGGCCCCTTTGGTAAATGATTGGAGCTGCAATGCTATTATCACCAGCAGGTTATTGGTTAGTATTTCCACAGCTATTCTGCACTGCTGTAAGATAGAATCTTCGTTACAATGCAGCTAAACGCATGGGAATTATCAGTATCCACAATGTGAATCATCTGTGCTGAATCAGTGTTGGTGCATCCTCCCCAGAATTGCTGGATAAGCCACTTAGCAGTATTGATGTTCACTCTCTCCACCTGTCATGTAGCCAGGTTTGGTGTTAATAATGTATTGGGGCTTTTCAGGTATAGAGGAAAAGGCAGGTTCCCCTCCACCCCCACTGCATACCTCTTTATTCTCCACAACGTACCAGGATGGCTCCCAGCAGACACCACGAGGTCTGATTCACCGGAAGAGAAGACAGTAATGGCGTTCTGCCACTTCCGGTTCTACTCCACCGACACCACGCAGCTCCCAGATCATATGAATGGCTCCCAGGCAGAAATCCCGGCGTCTATGCACCTCGCATGGGGGACCAGGCTCTCTCCTCTGAGATCTCCCCTCAGCCGTCAGTCCCTCTTAGCCGCGTCTCCTCTCAGCTCTCCAGGGCAATCTCCGCTGTCCCGCCTCAGCCGCTGAAGCGCTTGTCAGGTGAGCGCTTTTCCCCACACAGGATTTGGGGCTTACCTGTGTGATTGGGGTTCACTCAATCCGCCACTAAAGTGAGTTTTCCACTCTTTCTGTGCGGAGCTCCGTGCAGATGCGGCCGTCTCGCTCGgcttccaagccacgcccccctttatgttttttttaaatataagaatGAACAATGGAACACACACAAACTCACACACATCCCAAGTACGAAGCAAGATAACAAGTCAGGTAAAGAAGGTAACGAAACGTTCAGCTTCCTAGAACCTTGTGTGGAGAGCTCTGATTGGAGGGCTGATCACTCAGTCACTCAACGCATCTGGGCTGAGCAGCATTTACATTGTACTGCCTCCACCAGCCAGGTCCTGataatccaataggctgactaggcggCAGTCTCgggcgcaaggcttttggggggtgcaaaattgcgacagggagaggtataagctGAAACTTATCTTAAACTATAAATAGTCGTTTTCCCtaagtaaaaaaaaccaaaacatgaaagaTAAAACGTAGTAAGGATTtaatattcccatggtaaaggctaaaGACATCCTTGGGCGGGTGTTTGAGGATAAGCGAGCAGGAGAGACGAGTAGTAGATAAAAGCAGCGTGACAGCCCCTCCCCCAGAGGAGAGTTTCAAAACACAGgagcataaacattggtggggggtgaaggaagctgaATTAAAAAGTGTTTTTACCTAGAGAATATTAGCCTGGTGCGGAAGACGAGGGACCACTACAAGCATTTTAGCttagggcagcctgaacccttaatcaggccataCCACCAGCACCCAAAGGTGCCAAAGAACCAATCACCTGCTGCTCTGCACCTTGGGTAAGGAGGGGGGGTTACAGTATAACTTTACTTGTAGGCAGTGTTCTTCTTTAGCCAATCAGAAACATTCTTACTACAGCTtagcaaataaacaaataaatattactcACATAATAGAACCTGGCATTTACTTAGAATATAGCGAGTTCTGAAAGTATTTTTAGGACACTTTTCTGCAGTGGGGATGACTCTCTGACCAGGGGACATGATATTTACAACAATGCTTTTTCTGTTTCGATTAGTGGGTTTGGATTTAAAACTGTGAACTAACTCAAAGTATAGTCATCTATACATTAAACAGTCCCTCTCCCTGCTGTGCATTACCTCACAAAAATATACTAACTAAAAATATACTCTGAATATTTACATTATCCATGACAAACCCACTCCAGGCTTCCGTCATAAAGACGGATCATACAAGAATGGCCACTTCCATCCTCTAAAAACTACATTTGAAGCTAAACTATTGCATAAAAATAGGATGTTTTAGCTACTGTAAGAATCTAGAGACCGCTGACACACAACCACAGGGTACATATATCTTTACTATAATAAAATCATTGATCATCAAACTCATGgtttagatcagtgttggctaacctgtgacaccaagctgttgtgaaactacaagtcccagcatacccttccagcaataagcggctatatattggcaaagcatgctgggacttgtagtttcacaaacaccaggagtgtcacaggttagccaacactggtatagattGTAGTGTCCCTTTAAAGTCCACCAGTGGTCTACAAGGAGTAGAGCAGATATCTTGTATGCTGAACTAGTAGTCACAAGAATGCAGCTTATTAATTAATCTCAAGATGGCTGCCCCCACACGGTATACATGTGCAgaatgaaaagttaaaaaaacacttATGCTGTTTGATACCAGTAAAGgtgtaataataatgatgatgatgataatatgaacTGTCCATTATAATGCAATGCCATGTCCACCTCAAGAATATTACATTGAGACCTCCAGGATAAATTTTTATTCAGAAGGATTTCTGAAGGTTTTACCACAGATGGTGGGATTATGCCTTGTAGGCCTGGAATAGTCTACaaaagtggttcccaaactgtgcacctaggctccctggggtgcctcgaccaggtccagtggtaagcaaggcaggggactacttggtaataattttggcttaggggtgccttgaaaacattttggagaccctaagggtgccttgaactgaaaaagtttggaatccactggtctaCAACATACACACATGGTGTCATAATAAAGTTcaaccactaggtggcagtattTATTTACAAAGCTTTGATGACTGGGGCGCAATGGTTAAGTTAATGATGGGAACGCACAGCAGTCTCCGGTGTCCCTTCATATTGGGTGTGAAAGGAGCGATGTCGTATGAAGGGTGAAAACTATTCGTCTTATAATGCTGTTGGTCCGATTTCTAAACCAGTCACTTGAAACAGGGACTAGTGACTTTCTTGGATCTTCATTGAGACTTCTTCTTAGGGCTCCGACTTTTCATCATGACGTAAGTCACAAAGATACCTAAAGGAACAGACGGACACATATCAGAAAAGGACATGTATGCTGTATTCCCTAAGCAGGGCTGGCCTTTGCAAATGCGGGTCCCTGTGAAATGTCCATTatagggcagcagggtggctcagtggttagcacttctgcctctcagcactggggttatgagttcgattcccgaccatggccttttttgtggaattagtggcgctatataaataaacaacgaTGATGATAGGACCCCCTCTATCCCAGAGTGGGGGCATGGCTTTTGCCACAAGGGGTGTGTCAAGATACAGAGAGGTGTGGCTGGTGCCTGACAAGCTCTGCCAGCTCTCAATCCCTCTCCACTCTCTCGTTACCGATCCAAATAATTCTGCCACACAGGGGTGGTGATCTcgcggaccaataggaagctgccAGCTCTCTGCTTGTGGCTTATTGGTCTGCATGGTAATACCCGCAGAGGCGGAAAATCGGTGTGGTGTGGCCCAACTATAGCAGCTGGGGGGGGTGGGGCCAGGCCGCCTGCCACCGTGGGGGCCCAGGTTCCTGGTAACTTCAAACAACAGCCTGCCATTTATTGGCATTATAAAGATTTTTCCCATTTCCCCAAAATATGACTCACCCATGAGGAGAAGCAGAATGAGGGCAGCCAGTAAGGGTAGCAGCACGGCGTACTCTCTCGGCAGGAAGAAGGAATGAATGACATGGTCACTGTCAATGAACGGCTGGAAGCAAATAAGAGTTTCTATTAATAATAGACACAGATTTTCTTTGTAAACGGTCACAGAATACAGCTCGTTCTGTTGTCATTATCTATATACTGAACACAGTATACACAGGAGAGGTGTGAAAGTAAGGTCAGATACTAGCATGGTGGTCAATGGATCGAATTGGTTGGCTGCTGTGGCTCGTCCAATCAGCTTCATGGACAACCATTCAATACCAACATTAGTGGTCAAGGGAACAGCTAAGCAATCTGAGATGCTTAAAAATATACAGCTAATAACAGCAAGAATAATGATAGTGTACATATTATTGAGTGACTATAACTGATTTGTCTACTATTTAAGAATCGTGCAGAAGGGGAGTAGGAgatgcggtggtagtcattattacAGTATTGCAACGTTCATGTCGCTCCTAGTCTTGTCGGAATTATGTCATTCGCACACTCGTACCCCACCCAGGAGATGCACATAATTGTGTTTTTATCTTTGCATCTCACGTCCTGAGCCCGAGTGGAAGctgaatgcaaaaaaacatttattgtgcATATGAGATGGGCATTTACACCACCACCGAGTCAACACAAAAAGACATTGTTGCAACACCCACATTAACGGGAACCCTTCTGATCCCCTATACCCACACCTGAGAGTTAGATAGGACAGAGGAGAGCACAAGAGAGGAGGTGCATTAAAACTATAAAACACAGAataagtgacatcatcagtgggaTAAAATGGGAGTAAAAGGTCAGATCCAATGTTTAGGTACAGTTGTTAAATGACAACTTGTGACAGATTTGACCATACATATTGTAGGACAGCCTGACACATATTCAGTTGTTCTGCAATTAGGCCAAACAACCGCCAGTCACATGGAACCTCCTTATTAAAGCCGGACGATAACACCATCCCTGTACCAATGTGTGTCATGAGCTATCTGGATTTTCCATTCTGATTCCATGTGGATTGGCTGTTGATTAGGCACGATGCGGTCATACATGTGAcactaaattagagatgggcgggtccggttctccgagaaccgaacccacccgaactttgggtatccgagtaccgagctgagcagctcggtactctcccgcccattccgaatccaaatcgaggccgaacgtcattgtgacgtcgtcggatctcgggactcggttctcgcgatacttcaactttataaatacacgcctccacagcaatccatcgccatttgacagagggagagagcagggtgtagtcataggctaattagagcagggacagagaaagaatacaatattgttcttgcaattgctctaaccaaaatcgctagtgcagagaggaggatagaggtttattattttttcttcatatttggcactccccagcgcttttggggtgtcccccataattgtgcattaatatttctggctgtcaaaagtcatatctgtcagcagtatctactcaataatttgtagcactcctcagtgtttttggggtgtcctccctaattgtgcattaatatttctggctgtcaaaagtcatatctgtcagcagtatctactcaataatttttagcactcctcagtgtttttggggtgtcctccctaattgtgcattaatatttctggctgtcaaaagtcatatctgtcagcagtatctactcaataatttgttgcacacctcagtgtttttggggtgtcccccataattgtgcattaatatttctggctgtcaaaagtcatatctgtcagcagtatctactcaataatttttagcactcctcagtgtttttggggtgtcctccctaattgtgcattaatatttctggctgtcaaaagtcatatctgtcagcagtatctactcaataatttgttgcacacctcagtgtttttggggtgtcccccataattgtgcattaatatttctggctgtcaaaagtcatatctgtcagcagtatctactcaataatttgttgcacacctcagtgtttttggggtgtcccccataattgtgcattaatatttctggctgtcaaaagtcatatctgtcagcagtatctactcaataatttttagcactcctcagtgtttttggggtgtcctccctaattgtgcattaatatttctggctgtcaaaagtcatatctgtcagcagtatctactcaataatttgtagcacacctcagtgtttttggggtgtcccccataattgtgcattaatatttctggctgtcaaaagtcatatctgtcagcagtatctactcaataatttgtagcacacctcagtgtttttggggtgtcccccataattgtgcattaatatttctggctgtcaaaagtcatatctgtcagcagtatctactcaataatttgtagcacacctcagtgtttttggggtgtcccccataattgtgcattaatatttctggctgtcaaaagtcatatctgtcagcagtatctactaaataatttttagcactcctcagtgcttttggggtgtcctccctaattgtgcattaatatttctggctgtcaaaagtcatatctgtcagcagtatctactaaataattattagcactcctcagtgcttttggggtgtcctccctaattgtgcattaatatttctggctgtcaaaagtcataactgtcagcagtatctactaaataatttttagcactccccagtggtttgcgctcagaatggattcaaagcagtccacatatgatctgaatgagcaaccagattctgtcaccagtcctgatgttagtgttcccagtacgtcatctggccaaggcgatgtcaaacaacagagtgttttcaaattagtgcaaaaaacaaaaaacaaaaaaaaatttactgtattgaagcgaaaaagaagtgtaactgagcaaaagttacgtgacgataaaaaaaaaattgcaagcatgccattctacacacgcagtggcaaagagagaatgaggccttcacctttggctattagtggcagatcccaaaaagttacccagcctacaattggtgcacaactactgttacgcgtcaaagccgagctgcaagataacagtgaggcattacaggagaatatttgctctgattcacaaatgacaacaatccctgtggagagtccatccaacagtgggatgtctaatcgtgagcattctgctgatgtgtgccttaatagcccgagtgtagctggtgatacccaaattgaggatgccactttggaattagaagaggatgagggggagatttgtgtatgcgacgagggcgctaatgatgatgttgatgattatgatgcagacagataccaaattgcctttctcaatttctatttatattctagattatataacggctgaatagttttctattttactcctagtggagagaggatctgatgcagacagataccaaactgcctttgtccatttcaatttatattgtacagtatataacggctgaatttattagtattttatacaagtggagggtggcctagagagacagaaaccaaactggctttctccatgtcaattaatattgtacagtctataatggctgaattttttgttttcttaaaaaagtggaggggggcctatagagacagaaagcaaactgtctttttccatttctttacatatttaactataagtgtagggtgtaatatacatccaaagacgatggctgcattgccaatatgcatagatggagaggaagacaatctgttttgtgtgtagaataaatgaaggcctaccaacgaagaattaaacagtttttttggatgatttattacctcaacaattagattacttatctctaaaacagttggagcactaaattgggttattttaggcacaaaaacatgtattttccaacaaaatagcaaaacaaaaccaaacaaaaccaaaaccaaaaccaaaacccgcaatggcggttttgcaaaaccaaaaccaaaaccaaaacacgacggtaatccagatccaaaaccgaatccaaaaccaaaacacgggggtcagtgaccatctctacactaAATGCATAATTTGACTGACACTGATCTAATTGGGCAGTATTATCTGTATTAATATATGGCCAGCTTTATAGGCTGGACTGAGAAACTCCTTGAGGCACTGAATGGAAAATAAAAACCCTGAGTACAGTATGCGACCTGACAATTCCCAGTTATGCTGATAAATAAGAGTATATCTGTGAACAGTGTAATTATTCATACCTTACATAATATACATCACACAGTACAGTATTATCTAGATGTTTATTATTACAGGCCAATGGCAGACACCCTGTGGCTCTCTGGAACTAAAAGTCTCAGCAAGCCCATACTACCAACCTAAACCTATATAACAGCCATAGATAGCATGGATCACGTCggctgctgtgaaactacaactcccagaatgcCTTTGGTTAGCAGAGCATGCTGACACCACAACAGCTGCtaccaaggcatgctgggacttgtagttccagggAGCCCACATCTGTTGCAGGTGCTGGACGAGCGCTGCGCACTCTGACATACCAGGCAGATGACCCACACTGTGTAATACCCGAACAGGAGGCTGCTGAACGCCACCAGCCCGGCCCCCGCCAGACGGTCACTTCCTGTCGCCTGCAACAAAACACACATTAGCCTGAATAGCCGCAGAGCAGAGAATCTCCATCATCTAATTACACAGTCTGTGATCTCCAGCTCACCATGACACCACGTCGTCCTGTTTCCGGATTACTTCACTGACCAATCATCAGCCGCGGTCTGCGCGATGCATGGAGGGAGTTGTAGTTCTGACATGTACACGTGACTGGAGCTGGTTGGAGGCGGAGCAATGTGGTGCTCCCCCTGCTGGTAGCTCAGTGTAACTGTATTACACGCTGAAGAGTGTACTTGTTTTCTATTAACTCCCTGTAGAGTTAAAAGGTTTATGCATCAGTAAAATGCAGTGCAACTAAATATGGATCACTGCAAATTGCAGTGCTGCATGTACATGCACCGCTGGAATGCatcatgctggggctactctgggacCCCTGGCAAAGTAACCCCTGTgcagcaaactttttttttatattttcctgcagctcaggggcaaacgcaggatttgtagaggggggtttccacaccgcgccaccagtgggcgtgaccagcatgcatgggggcgttgctataatattagacagtgcttggctgcgctccaactcttcctatacctataatatacatgggtaatgctgcgtgcactactgttaggtgcacacagccaggcacgggctggcaaatctcagcccggggggtgcacaggggggcgcacaggcggccgcatcacatgatgatgttgccgcatcgcctgtcatgtgatgcggccgcctgtgcgctgacgcggccgcatcgcttgttttgtgatgcggccgcaggtaataTGCACGTTTTCATCCACAGGGTGGGCGGCctgaacaggggtcagactgagcggcccgatgcccctctgccccacggcgcagccctcccctgcacacagctctcccttttcaagcagagccgtgtgaagcggggacagggtccagccacctgaattatacagtgccccaggcttgaaggggggtttccaggcattagatAATAGGTagtgtattccaggtgacaggcaggtagtgtattccaggtgacaggcaggtagtgtattccaggtgacaggcaggtagtgtactccaggtgacaggcaggtagtgtactccaggtgacaggcaggtagtgtattccaggtgacaggcaggtagtgtattccaggtgacaggcaggtagtgtattccaggtgacaggcaggtagtgtattccaggtgacaggcaggtagtgtactccaggtgacaggcaggtagtgtattccaggtgacaggcaggtagtgtattccaggtgacaggcaggtagtgtactcc harbors:
- the DPM2 gene encoding dolichol phosphate-mannose biosynthesis regulatory protein yields the protein MATGSDRLAGAGLVAFSSLLFGYYTVWVICLPFIDSDHVIHSFFLPREYAVLLPLLAALILLLLMGIFVTYVMMKSRSPKKKSQ